The following proteins are co-located in the bacterium genome:
- a CDS encoding Nif3-like dinuclear metal center hexameric protein — protein MDTSHTAVRLADITQLLDELLDPDRFTAADIAWNGLQVEANSEAIVKKVGLAVDAGVSIIREAIRQECDLLITHHGLFWGTAPSPMVIGKTGEKIRTLINGTCSLYSCHLPLDGNLTVGNASEIARLLELTDIQPAFSALGATIGVVGILPQTLERSQLESHLLSRIIPEKAQKGMTCSLLFGPEHVSRIGIATGSASSLIPEAKALGCDAFLSGEPKHEAYHLAQEEEMNAIFAGHYHTETFGVRAIGKFLEKNAKIQCIFLDEPTGI, from the coding sequence ATGGATACTTCTCACACAGCAGTTCGCCTGGCGGATATAACGCAACTTTTAGACGAATTGCTCGATCCCGATCGATTTACTGCTGCGGATATCGCCTGGAACGGACTTCAAGTTGAAGCCAACAGCGAGGCTATCGTAAAAAAGGTCGGATTAGCAGTTGATGCAGGGGTATCGATAATACGAGAAGCCATTCGACAAGAATGCGACCTTCTTATCACTCACCATGGACTCTTCTGGGGAACCGCTCCTTCACCAATGGTGATAGGGAAGACGGGAGAGAAAATAAGGACGTTAATAAACGGCACATGTTCTCTTTATTCGTGCCACCTCCCTCTGGATGGAAATCTGACAGTGGGAAATGCATCGGAGATTGCACGGCTCCTTGAGCTTACTGATATACAACCTGCTTTTTCGGCTCTTGGAGCGACAATCGGCGTCGTTGGAATACTCCCCCAGACTCTTGAAAGGTCTCAACTCGAATCACATCTCCTCAGTCGAATTATTCCAGAGAAGGCGCAAAAAGGAATGACCTGCTCACTTCTGTTCGGTCCAGAGCATGTCTCTCGAATAGGCATCGCGACAGGATCAGCGAGTTCGCTCATTCCCGAAGCGAAAGCGCTGGGGTGTGACGCTTTTCTCTCAGGCGAACCAAAGCATGAGGCATACCACCTGGCTCAAGAGGAAGAAATGAATGCCATTTTTGCGGGCCACTATCACACCGAGACCTTCGGGGTGCGGGCGATAGGAAAATTTCTTGAGAAGAACGCAAAAATTCAGTGCATATTTCTGGACGAGCCGACTGGTATCTGA
- a CDS encoding acetyl-CoA carboxylase carboxyltransferase subunit beta, whose amino-acid sequence MGWFTRSKAPKPQAEENERVQMPDDIWTKCPRCGAILYTKELRRTLGVCTRCEYHFRLTAQQRIPVVVDRHSFSEIDKELRTSDPLNFRDSKKYKERVKKAEKSSGSPEAVITGRARVQNIPVVLGVFEFGYMGGSMGSVVGEKLARIVEIGVAERRPVIIVSASGGARMQEGIFSLMQMAKVSAALGRLGQERVPYISVLTDPTTGGVAASFAMLGDVIIAEPKALVGFAGPRVIEQTIRQKLPEGFQRSEFLLEHGIVDMVVERADLKEEIAGLLTNFGFKA is encoded by the coding sequence ATGGGTTGGTTTACGAGAAGCAAAGCACCAAAGCCGCAGGCAGAAGAGAACGAACGGGTTCAGATGCCAGACGATATTTGGACCAAGTGTCCTCGTTGCGGAGCGATTCTCTATACGAAGGAGCTACGCCGCACATTAGGCGTTTGTACTCGGTGTGAATATCACTTCAGACTTACGGCTCAACAGCGGATCCCCGTGGTTGTCGATAGACACTCTTTCTCGGAAATCGATAAAGAATTGAGAACGAGTGACCCGTTAAATTTTCGAGACAGCAAGAAGTACAAAGAACGGGTCAAGAAGGCTGAGAAATCGAGTGGTTCTCCAGAGGCCGTAATCACCGGTCGTGCGCGTGTCCAAAATATTCCGGTTGTCCTAGGCGTATTCGAGTTTGGATACATGGGTGGGAGCATGGGCTCAGTGGTCGGAGAGAAGCTTGCTCGAATCGTTGAGATCGGAGTTGCCGAGCGCAGGCCAGTCATTATCGTAAGCGCCTCAGGCGGTGCTCGTATGCAGGAAGGGATTTTCTCGCTGATGCAGATGGCGAAAGTTAGCGCAGCTCTCGGTCGGCTAGGTCAAGAGCGGGTCCCCTACATATCAGTTCTTACCGATCCTACAACGGGAGGGGTCGCCGCATCATTTGCGATGCTTGGGGATGTAATCATCGCTGAACCAAAGGCGCTCGTTGGTTTCGCAGGGCCGAGAGTTATTGAGCAGACTATTCGCCAGAAGCTTCCTGAGGGATTTCAGCGCTCCGAGTTTTTACTGGAGCATGGGATAGTCGATATGGTGGTGGAGAGGGCCGATCTCAAGGAGGAGATTGCGGGTCTTCTGACGAATTTTGGTTTTAAAGCCTAA